One part of the Tenacibaculum sp. 190130A14a genome encodes these proteins:
- a CDS encoding TIGR00266 family protein, whose product MNAHEIDYRIFGEEMQYVEIELDPQEGVVAESGSFMMMESDVEMNTIFGDGSNQEKGILGKIFSAGKRLLTGENLFMTVFTNVGHGKKQVSFASPYPGKIVPIDLSEFGGKFICQKDAFLCAAKGVSIGIEFSRRLGRGLFGGEGFIMQKMEGDGMGFIHAGGTMSKKVLQAGEVLKVDTGCIVGFTKDIDYDIEFVKGIKNTIFGGEGLFFARLEGPGTVFIQSLPFSRLAGRVLAMAPQTGKGDRGEGSILGGIGDILDGDNRF is encoded by the coding sequence ATGAATGCACACGAAATTGATTATCGCATTTTTGGCGAAGAAATGCAATACGTAGAAATAGAGTTAGATCCACAAGAGGGAGTAGTAGCGGAATCGGGAAGTTTTATGATGATGGAATCTGATGTAGAAATGAATACCATTTTTGGAGACGGTTCTAATCAAGAAAAAGGAATTCTAGGAAAGATATTTTCAGCTGGTAAACGTTTATTAACTGGCGAAAACTTGTTTATGACGGTATTTACAAATGTAGGGCATGGAAAAAAGCAAGTATCTTTTGCTTCTCCATATCCAGGGAAAATTGTACCAATTGATTTAAGCGAATTTGGAGGGAAATTTATTTGTCAGAAGGATGCTTTTTTATGTGCGGCAAAAGGAGTATCAATTGGAATTGAATTTTCGAGAAGGTTAGGAAGAGGATTGTTTGGCGGAGAAGGTTTTATCATGCAAAAAATGGAAGGTGATGGTATGGGCTTTATTCATGCCGGAGGAACCATGTCTAAAAAAGTATTGCAAGCAGGTGAGGTTTTGAAAGTAGATACGGGTTGTATTGTTGGTTTTACAAAAGACATAGATTATGATATAGAGTTTGTAAAAGGAATTAAAAACACAATTTTTGGAGGTGAAGGTTTGTTTTTTGCTAGATTAGAAGGACCTGGAACCGTTTTTATTCAATCTTTACCGTTTAGTAGATTAGCTGGAAGAGTATTGGCTATGGCTCCTCAAACAGGAAAAGGAGATAGAGGAGAAGGGAGTATTTTGGGAGGAATTGGAGATATACTAGATGGAGATAATAGATTTTAA
- a CDS encoding ZIP family metal transporter has product MSSLILIISVLIGALIVLYLKPNTKFVRLLLAFSGAYLLSVTILHLIPEVYIETSNSKKTGILIILGILIQSILESFSKGAEHGHVHVHSDKNQFPWLLFVSLSIHAFTEGLPIHDHDDHQHNLLWAIFIHKIPIAIVLTTFLLKAKYSKKTIALFLGFFALMSPLGIYISEKASFLHEYHSEIIAVTIGIFLHISTIILFESSENHKFNFQKFTAILLGILLTVFTL; this is encoded by the coding sequence ATGAGTTCTTTGATTCTAATTATATCTGTATTAATTGGTGCTTTAATCGTATTGTATTTAAAGCCAAATACAAAGTTTGTTCGCTTACTATTGGCTTTTAGTGGAGCTTACTTATTATCTGTAACCATTCTACACTTGATACCAGAAGTATATATTGAAACTTCAAATTCAAAAAAAACAGGAATTCTTATCATTTTAGGAATTCTTATACAATCTATTTTAGAATCCTTTTCAAAAGGAGCAGAACATGGACATGTACACGTTCATTCAGATAAAAATCAATTTCCTTGGCTACTTTTTGTTAGTTTAAGTATTCATGCTTTTACTGAAGGACTACCTATTCATGACCATGATGATCACCAACATAATCTTTTATGGGCCATTTTTATTCATAAAATTCCAATCGCTATTGTACTTACCACCTTTTTACTTAAAGCGAAATACAGCAAAAAAACAATTGCTTTGTTTTTAGGTTTTTTCGCATTAATGAGCCCTTTAGGTATCTATATTTCGGAAAAGGCATCGTTTTTACATGAATACCACTCTGAAATTATTGCGGTGACCATTGGTATTTTTCTTCACATCTCTACGATTATCTTATTTGAAAGTTCTGAAAATCACAAATTCAATTTTCAAAAATTCACTGCTATTTTATTAGGTATTTTACTGACTGTTTTTACTTTATAA
- a CDS encoding class I SAM-dependent RNA methyltransferase, with the protein MEQDFKMTAITMAGLEGVLADELRLLGAREVKEGIRNVSFRGDKGFMYKANIALRTAIRILKPIKRSKIFDEEDLYEAIQRVKWERFLDADGTFAIGAVVNSRNFTSNSHYISLKSKDAIADYFRHKHGKRPNVDLKYPDVKIHIHIHKEWLTISLDSSGESLHKRGYRSATNIAPINEVLAAGLILLSGYKGEENFIDPMCGSGTILIEAAMIANKIPANINRKHFAFENWNDYDEDLYFTIQDSLLKKIRSSHFKIMGFDKAPSAVRKAQQNIVNANLEEFVGVHHVNFFNSKKEVFGKTTILFNPPYGERLNIDVEEFYRKIGDTLKHNYSNSTAWLITSDIQALKHVGLRTSRRIPLKNADLDCRFVKYELYEGSKKLKKQRITED; encoded by the coding sequence ATGGAGCAAGATTTTAAAATGACTGCCATTACAATGGCTGGTTTAGAAGGAGTATTAGCAGATGAATTAAGGCTATTAGGTGCAAGAGAAGTAAAAGAAGGAATTCGAAATGTTTCTTTTAGAGGAGATAAAGGTTTTATGTATAAAGCAAATATTGCTCTGCGTACTGCTATTCGTATTTTAAAACCAATTAAGCGTAGTAAGATTTTTGATGAAGAAGATTTATACGAAGCAATTCAACGTGTAAAATGGGAACGTTTTTTAGATGCCGATGGAACTTTTGCTATAGGAGCTGTAGTAAATTCAAGAAATTTCACCTCAAATTCTCATTACATTAGTTTAAAATCGAAAGATGCAATTGCCGATTATTTTCGTCATAAACATGGTAAAAGACCTAATGTAGATTTAAAATACCCAGATGTAAAGATTCATATTCATATTCATAAAGAATGGTTAACCATTTCTTTAGATTCTTCTGGAGAATCATTGCACAAAAGAGGATATAGAAGTGCTACAAACATTGCACCAATTAATGAAGTATTGGCAGCTGGATTGATTTTACTTTCTGGATATAAAGGAGAAGAGAACTTTATAGATCCAATGTGTGGTTCAGGTACAATTTTGATTGAAGCCGCTATGATAGCGAATAAAATACCAGCAAACATTAATCGTAAGCATTTTGCTTTTGAAAATTGGAATGATTACGACGAGGATTTATACTTTACTATTCAAGATTCGTTATTAAAGAAAATTAGAAGTTCTCATTTTAAAATAATGGGGTTTGATAAAGCTCCTTCTGCAGTGAGAAAGGCACAGCAAAATATTGTTAACGCAAATTTAGAAGAGTTTGTAGGGGTGCATCACGTGAACTTTTTCAATTCTAAAAAGGAAGTTTTTGGTAAGACCACCATTTTATTCAACCCACCATATGGAGAAAGATTAAATATTGATGTGGAAGAATTTTACAGAAAAATAGGAGATACACTTAAGCATAATTATTCAAATTCTACAGCTTGGTTAATAACATCAGATATTCAAGCATTAAAACATGTCGGTTTAAGAACTTCTAGAAGAATTCCTTTAAAAAATGCTGACTTAGATTGTCGTTTTGTTAAGTATGAATTGTACGAAGGGAGTAAGAAGCTTAAAAAACAACGGATAACGGAAGATTAA
- a CDS encoding energy transducer TonB has product MVKNPLVIAAMFFTMIAAAQQEHCTTPDESIADPNSITKCAVDDTDGSKKTLSIEVSTRKRVVRKNKEAVNSIGMSSNNKIADIKKNTLLVGKLELEDNSSTLEKVPFNLVEEIPLFPKCNNVPLIKQAKCFSDQMSKHVISNFKYPESAINKGIGGRVLVQFTITPTGEVEDILLRGPQNGEILEKEAKRIITRLPKFTPGKHNGKAVKVKYGVPITFQLPEGVTRTNTGKRSATKTAAKAPVRKAVVRAPKKNTITNFVKFAEVQRIPQFKACSKASDMQKLKCFNDRMISHVQRNFNYPEAAAQQNIQGKVWVRFIIDKTGNVVDIKSKGPKNGRLLEKEAERMVSTLPKFIPGNHDGQTANVEYYIPINFQLKE; this is encoded by the coding sequence ATGGTTAAAAACCCCTTAGTAATTGCAGCTATGTTCTTCACGATGATAGCAGCTGCTCAGCAGGAGCATTGTACTACTCCAGATGAATCAATTGCCGACCCTAATAGTATAACAAAATGTGCAGTAGATGATACTGACGGTTCTAAAAAAACGTTATCTATTGAAGTCTCAACGCGTAAAAGAGTTGTAAGAAAAAATAAAGAAGCAGTTAACTCTATCGGGATGTCTAGCAATAATAAAATTGCAGATATCAAAAAAAACACATTACTTGTTGGTAAATTAGAGTTAGAAGATAATTCTTCTACACTAGAAAAAGTACCATTTAACCTTGTAGAAGAAATTCCATTATTTCCAAAGTGTAATAATGTACCTTTAATTAAGCAAGCTAAATGTTTCAGTGATCAAATGTCTAAACATGTTATTAGTAACTTTAAATATCCTGAATCGGCTATTAATAAAGGTATCGGCGGAAGAGTTCTTGTACAATTTACAATTACTCCAACTGGTGAGGTAGAAGATATACTTTTAAGAGGACCTCAAAATGGAGAAATCTTAGAAAAAGAGGCTAAAAGAATTATTACTAGACTTCCAAAGTTTACTCCAGGTAAGCATAATGGAAAGGCAGTAAAAGTTAAATATGGTGTACCAATTACATTCCAGTTACCAGAAGGAGTAACTAGAACAAATACTGGTAAGAGATCTGCTACAAAAACAGCAGCTAAAGCTCCTGTAAGAAAAGCAGTAGTAAGAGCACCTAAGAAAAATACTATCACGAATTTTGTTAAGTTTGCTGAAGTTCAAAGAATTCCACAATTCAAAGCTTGTTCAAAAGCATCTGACATGCAAAAACTTAAATGTTTCAATGATAGAATGATTAGTCATGTCCAAAGAAACTTTAACTATCCTGAAGCTGCTGCTCAGCAAAATATTCAAGGAAAAGTTTGGGTAAGATTTATCATAGACAAAACTGGTAATGTTGTAGACATTAAATCTAAAGGACCTAAAAACGGTAGATTATTAGAGAAAGAAGCTGAAAGAATGGTTTCTACATTACCTAAATTCATTCCTGGTAATCACGATGGTCAAACAGCTAATGTAGAGTATTACATACCTATTAACTTCCAGTTAAAAGAATAG
- a CDS encoding sensor histidine kinase — MHSLKRLKRTNNFISIIFFIIILSILPFKGNAQDNYVLNNLDSLIKKKNYQSSLELIKLHLKNEKSNFNFRNNIYIKEYLVNLKLKKKDSAYNTLLNAKKKYKALTSKEKAKLTYYLAHIHQIHTRRYDSVIFYSLKSLSKLQKNNEIYDKFTAMNYKLLSRAYSNLEKDSLEIYYLKKRLKSYKKISDIKNIVYSLNNIGTFYSNTNSNYFNIDSSSFYYREGLSYQLNHKISGTIFQNLAAIHLEHYKNYDSTLYFTNKALSYKLSPNSLASLYFNKASINIKRKDTHNAVKNYKISKKYAQNSGGIRLLMFIEENLFNIYINKKEYQKAIFHRKLYEKFKDSIHTLDVLKNLNDIEAKYKTAEKEKAIAQQKEQIAISEAKRIQNQNFLYGSLAIIFLGTIIAYLNLKNSRKKRLLAEQQKELVKQKNLTLLKEQEINTINAMIDGQEKERVRIAEDLHDNIGSVLATLKLHFENLKLNREKKHFNQEELYNKTEKLIDETYLKVRSIAHAKNAGVIANKGLLIAVKLMAEKISAANKIKIDVLDFGLDKRLENSLEISIFRIIQELTTNIIKHANATQATINISQFDQNLNIIIEDNGNGFDIHSIKQKNGMGLHSIQTRIQYLEGTFEVDSTIGKGTSIIVDIPIVNT, encoded by the coding sequence ATGCATTCACTAAAAAGATTAAAAAGAACAAATAATTTTATATCTATAATATTTTTTATAATCATCCTGAGTATTTTGCCTTTTAAAGGCAATGCTCAGGATAACTATGTTCTTAATAATTTAGATTCTTTAATAAAGAAAAAAAATTATCAATCTAGCCTTGAACTGATTAAGCTACATTTAAAAAATGAAAAATCTAATTTCAATTTTAGAAACAACATTTACATTAAGGAATATTTGGTTAATTTAAAGCTTAAAAAAAAGGATTCCGCTTATAACACTTTGCTAAATGCCAAAAAGAAATACAAAGCACTCACCTCCAAAGAAAAAGCAAAATTAACATACTATTTAGCACATATTCATCAAATTCATACTAGAAGATATGATTCGGTCATTTTTTACAGTCTAAAGTCATTATCTAAACTTCAAAAAAACAATGAGATTTATGACAAGTTCACTGCAATGAATTATAAACTCTTATCAAGAGCATATTCTAACCTGGAAAAAGACAGTTTAGAAATATATTATTTAAAAAAACGTCTTAAATCGTATAAAAAAATTTCAGACATTAAAAACATAGTATACTCTTTAAACAACATAGGAACATTCTATAGTAATACTAATAGTAATTATTTTAACATTGACTCTAGCTCATTTTATTACAGAGAAGGACTTTCTTATCAACTAAACCATAAAATATCTGGTACTATTTTTCAAAACCTAGCAGCTATTCACCTTGAGCATTATAAAAATTATGACTCCACATTATATTTCACTAATAAAGCTCTTAGCTATAAATTATCGCCTAATAGTTTAGCAAGTTTATATTTTAATAAAGCCTCTATAAACATTAAAAGAAAAGACACTCATAATGCTGTAAAAAATTATAAAATTTCAAAAAAATACGCTCAAAACAGTGGAGGAATAAGGCTTTTGATGTTTATCGAAGAGAATCTATTCAATATATATATTAATAAAAAAGAATATCAAAAAGCCATCTTTCACAGGAAGCTATATGAGAAATTTAAAGATTCTATTCATACTTTGGACGTTTTAAAAAATTTAAATGACATAGAAGCCAAATACAAAACTGCAGAAAAGGAAAAAGCAATTGCTCAACAAAAAGAACAAATTGCAATTAGTGAAGCCAAACGAATACAAAACCAAAACTTTTTATATGGCTCCTTAGCGATTATATTTTTAGGTACTATAATTGCCTATTTAAACCTTAAAAACTCCCGCAAAAAACGTTTACTGGCAGAACAACAAAAAGAATTAGTAAAACAAAAAAACCTTACACTTTTAAAAGAACAAGAAATTAACACCATTAATGCAATGATTGATGGTCAAGAAAAAGAACGGGTGCGTATTGCAGAGGATTTACATGATAATATTGGTAGTGTATTAGCAACATTAAAACTTCATTTCGAAAATTTAAAACTCAATAGAGAAAAGAAACATTTTAATCAGGAAGAATTATATAACAAAACTGAAAAACTTATTGATGAGACTTACTTAAAAGTAAGAAGTATAGCTCATGCAAAAAATGCCGGAGTTATAGCCAATAAAGGTTTACTCATTGCGGTAAAACTTATGGCAGAGAAAATATCTGCTGCTAATAAAATAAAAATAGATGTATTGGATTTTGGTTTAGATAAACGTTTAGAGAATAGCCTTGAGATTTCCATTTTTAGAATCATACAGGAACTCACAACAAACATTATCAAACATGCCAATGCTACTCAAGCAACCATTAATATTTCTCAATTTGATCAAAATCTAAATATTATCATTGAAGATAATGGAAATGGATTTGACATTCATTCAATAAAGCAAAAAAATGGAATGGGACTCCACTCTATTCAAACAAGAATACAGTATTTAGAAGGTACTTTTGAAGTAGATTCTACTATAGGTAAGGGAACTTCTATTATAGTGGATATACCTATAGTAAATACCTAG
- a CDS encoding DUF4870 domain-containing protein translates to MQHNNENTNAFLIHISAFAGYLFPLGSIITPLILWQTLKTRSLFLDDHGKEAVNFNISFGIYILILSASFFSFIFGNIFDIFNGIDIDFGGRHGYGGLFGFIGVASLVSVVTLIKIALIIIAAMKANKGEHYKYPFTIKFIK, encoded by the coding sequence ATGCAACACAATAACGAAAACACCAATGCTTTTTTGATACATATATCAGCCTTTGCCGGCTATTTATTTCCTTTAGGGAGTATTATAACACCGTTAATATTATGGCAAACATTAAAAACTAGAAGTTTGTTTTTAGATGATCATGGTAAAGAAGCTGTAAATTTCAATATAAGTTTTGGAATTTACATTTTGATTTTGAGTGCTTCTTTTTTCTCATTTATATTCGGAAACATCTTTGACATTTTTAATGGGATCGATATTGATTTTGGCGGTCGTCATGGATATGGAGGCCTTTTTGGATTTATAGGAGTCGCTTCTTTAGTAAGTGTAGTAACCTTAATAAAAATAGCCTTAATTATCATTGCCGCAATGAAAGCAAACAAAGGAGAACATTACAAGTATCCTTTTACTATAAAATTTATAAAGTAA
- a CDS encoding PspC domain-containing protein, producing the protein MNKTININLGGFFFHIDEIAYQKLKRYLDAISRSLSDDPQGKEEIIADIETRISELLSERITDARQVINEGDIDEVIAIMGQPEDYTEDEEYATESGSYYNRRNQSSKKLFRDGEDKFLAGVASGLGHYFNVDVIWIRLAFLLLTLAGFGFGVIGYIILWVLLPEAKTTSDKLQMEGEAVNIDNIEKKIRNEFDNLSSKVKEGAHELTDKISNADYQKLRNQTKSGAQDFADTLGKILLTVFKVFGKFMGVLLIFIAGITLISLLFGLFFAGSLEVLNFDGDLVHYPPFFYDSALPKWLLTTFIFLVVGIPFVALFILGLRILSPNLKKIGTPTTLTLLGVWFVAVLGLGFSAVEYGTSRAYDGSNVSKHSITYNQEEPLKIRVVNDDNIYYLHNLRRRGNSIDVNINDKETKYSNNVKIDVAKSETGNAYIEIKKTSEGRRRSKAGDNAKKIVYNFKSANNTIVFDAFYLSEIQNLWKEEEVKATIFIPEGTSLYFEGSSRNFLYGVDNTEGIYDRDMANHHFKMTSKGLECTDCDSDSPEESTNEDDNDSNNDNEVSFMFDSTINDIKAEFIINSSTTKKELEKLIDWFKYKKNIDIDVTNALYDAEDKIKRLRLEINCNDGYEGIINISNNIVKDLPKGFRRLYNEEGNLAFKTW; encoded by the coding sequence ATGAATAAGACAATAAATATAAATTTAGGCGGGTTCTTCTTCCATATAGATGAGATCGCTTATCAAAAATTAAAACGCTACCTAGATGCAATTTCGCGTTCTCTTAGCGATGATCCTCAAGGCAAAGAAGAAATTATAGCCGATATTGAAACGAGAATTAGTGAACTTTTATCTGAAAGAATTACAGATGCTCGTCAGGTTATAAATGAAGGAGACATTGATGAGGTAATTGCTATTATGGGGCAACCTGAAGATTATACAGAAGACGAAGAATATGCAACTGAATCAGGTTCTTATTACAACAGAAGAAATCAATCATCTAAGAAACTTTTTAGAGATGGAGAAGATAAATTTTTAGCAGGTGTTGCTTCTGGATTAGGTCACTATTTCAATGTTGATGTTATTTGGATCCGTTTAGCATTCTTGTTATTAACCTTAGCCGGATTTGGGTTTGGAGTAATTGGATATATCATTTTATGGGTATTACTCCCAGAAGCAAAAACAACTTCCGATAAACTCCAAATGGAAGGTGAAGCTGTTAATATTGACAACATAGAAAAAAAAATTAGAAACGAATTTGACAACCTTTCTTCAAAGGTAAAGGAAGGCGCCCATGAATTAACTGATAAAATCTCTAATGCCGATTACCAAAAATTACGTAACCAAACTAAATCTGGCGCGCAAGATTTTGCAGATACTTTAGGAAAAATTTTACTAACCGTGTTTAAGGTGTTTGGTAAATTCATGGGCGTACTTTTAATTTTTATTGCTGGAATAACGTTGATTTCATTGTTATTTGGATTGTTTTTTGCTGGTAGCTTGGAGGTATTAAACTTTGATGGTGATTTAGTTCATTATCCACCATTTTTCTATGATTCTGCCTTACCAAAATGGTTATTAACCACCTTTATATTTTTGGTTGTAGGAATTCCTTTTGTAGCACTTTTCATTTTAGGTTTAAGGATATTATCTCCTAACTTAAAAAAGATTGGAACACCTACCACATTAACCTTATTAGGTGTTTGGTTTGTAGCTGTATTAGGGTTAGGTTTCTCAGCAGTAGAATATGGTACCTCTAGAGCGTATGATGGAAGCAATGTAAGTAAACATAGTATTACATACAATCAAGAAGAGCCTTTAAAGATTAGAGTCGTAAACGACGATAACATTTATTATTTACATAATTTAAGAAGAAGAGGAAATAGCATTGATGTAAACATAAATGATAAAGAAACTAAATATTCTAACAATGTTAAGATTGATGTAGCCAAAAGTGAAACTGGAAATGCTTATATCGAAATAAAAAAGACTTCAGAAGGGAGAAGGCGTAGTAAAGCAGGTGACAATGCAAAAAAAATAGTATACAACTTTAAATCTGCTAACAATACTATTGTATTTGATGCTTTCTATTTAAGTGAAATTCAAAACTTATGGAAAGAAGAAGAAGTAAAAGCTACTATTTTTATTCCGGAAGGTACTTCCCTTTACTTTGAAGGTTCATCAAGAAACTTCTTATACGGAGTTGACAATACTGAAGGAATTTATGATAGAGATATGGCCAACCATCACTTTAAAATGACTTCTAAAGGATTGGAATGTACTGACTGTGATTCAGATTCACCTGAAGAATCAACTAATGAAGATGATAATGACAGTAATAATGATAACGAAGTTAGTTTTATGTTTGACAGTACAATAAATGACATTAAAGCTGAATTCATTATTAACAGTAGTACAACCAAAAAAGAGCTTGAAAAATTGATTGATTGGTTTAAGTACAAAAAGAATATTGATATTGACGTTACAAATGCCCTATATGATGCTGAAGACAAAATCAAGAGATTACGATTAGAAATAAATTGTAATGATGGATATGAAGGTATCATAAATATCTCTAATAACATTGTAAAAGATCTTCCTAAAGGATTTAGAAGATTGTATAATGAAGAAGGGAACCTTGCCTTTAAAACCTGGTAA
- a CDS encoding DUF4442 domain-containing protein, protein MKFTPRKINFFTFFKLPSAYICGIRVKSISQENSLVTVKHKWINQNPFKSMFWAVQGMAAELSTGILVMQAIDVSGRKVSMLVTNMNATFTKKATGRIRFECNDGDIIKNAIQKSVETGEGQTVIVTSEGINEDEISVSKFEFEWSLKVKS, encoded by the coding sequence ATGAAATTTACACCTAGAAAAATTAACTTTTTTACATTTTTTAAATTACCATCAGCATATATCTGCGGAATTAGAGTAAAGTCTATTTCTCAAGAGAATTCTTTAGTAACGGTAAAGCATAAATGGATCAATCAAAACCCGTTTAAATCCATGTTTTGGGCAGTTCAGGGTATGGCTGCGGAACTTTCGACAGGGATTTTGGTTATGCAAGCAATTGATGTATCGGGAAGAAAAGTATCTATGTTAGTTACAAATATGAATGCAACTTTTACAAAGAAGGCAACAGGTAGGATACGTTTTGAATGTAATGATGGTGATATAATAAAAAATGCGATTCAAAAGTCAGTTGAAACCGGAGAAGGACAAACAGTTATAGTAACTTCTGAAGGAATCAATGAGGATGAGATATCTGTTTCTAAATTTGAATTCGAGTGGAGTTTAAAAGTGAAATCGTAA
- a CDS encoding class I SAM-dependent methyltransferase, giving the protein MKTTDWFSEWFNTPYYHILYKHRNDADAQFFMRNITQFLALPKSSHIADLPCGKGRHSVYLNSLGYQVTGGDLSENSILHAKQFENDSLQFEVWDMRTPLENKYDAVFNLFTSFGYFEDDNEDITILKSIKNGLKENGVFVLDFLNVEKVKANLVKEETKTVDRIDFHINREIKNGFILKHIKFTADEKTYAFTEQVKFLTLDKMKGYFDVVGLQVKNIFGDYALNDFDPASSDRLILVAE; this is encoded by the coding sequence ATGAAAACAACAGATTGGTTTAGCGAATGGTTTAATACACCATATTATCATATTTTGTACAAGCATAGAAATGATGCTGATGCTCAATTCTTTATGCGCAATATCACACAATTTTTAGCACTTCCTAAAAGCAGTCATATTGCTGATTTACCTTGTGGTAAAGGAAGACATTCCGTTTATCTTAATTCCTTGGGGTATCAGGTTACAGGAGGTGATTTAAGTGAAAATAGCATTTTACATGCAAAACAATTCGAAAATGACAGCTTACAATTTGAAGTTTGGGATATGCGTACTCCTCTTGAAAACAAATACGATGCTGTTTTTAACTTATTTACAAGTTTTGGGTATTTTGAAGATGATAACGAGGATATTACCATTTTAAAAAGCATTAAAAACGGGCTAAAGGAAAATGGTGTATTTGTTTTAGACTTTTTAAATGTTGAAAAAGTAAAAGCAAACTTGGTAAAAGAAGAAACTAAAACGGTAGATAGAATAGATTTTCATATCAATCGTGAAATTAAAAATGGTTTTATTTTAAAGCATATCAAATTTACTGCAGATGAGAAAACATATGCTTTTACAGAGCAGGTCAAATTTTTAACCCTTGACAAAATGAAAGGATATTTTGATGTTGTTGGACTCCAAGTTAAAAACATCTTTGGAGACTATGCTTTAAATGATTTCGATCCTGCTTCTTCTGACCGTTTAATTTTAGTTGCTGAATGA
- a CDS encoding PadR family transcriptional regulator produces MKIENTKAQMRKGVLEYCILSILQNGDAYTSEILSNLKSAEMIVVEGTIYPLLTRLKNAGLLTYRWEESTSGPPRKYYVLTENGQLFLKELDKTWNNLVSAVNQVTSTKSTKNE; encoded by the coding sequence ATGAAGATAGAAAACACAAAAGCGCAAATGCGTAAGGGAGTATTAGAATATTGCATCTTATCAATATTACAAAATGGAGATGCATATACTTCTGAGATTCTTTCTAACCTAAAAAGCGCAGAGATGATTGTGGTTGAAGGTACCATATATCCGTTATTAACTCGATTAAAAAACGCAGGATTATTAACCTATAGATGGGAAGAATCAACCTCAGGACCGCCACGTAAATATTACGTATTGACAGAAAATGGTCAATTGTTTTTAAAAGAATTAGACAAAACCTGGAATAATTTAGTATCAGCAGTAAACCAAGTAACAAGTACAAAATCAACTAAAAATGAATAA
- a CDS encoding nuclear transport factor 2 family protein: MNELFDFFFKGNFFFKILGFLYALLLSWVMNGQVNEIPKYQPTDNKLYKEIIKMDSIYFTAYNQCDMKTQASLYHDNLEFYHDKGGVITSKKELLDAIEQNICNKVTRTLVEGSVEVYPIPDYGAVQIGYHKFFNNREPNQKSIPSKFIVLWKKEDKHWKITRVVSLH, encoded by the coding sequence ATGAACGAATTATTTGATTTCTTTTTTAAAGGCAACTTTTTCTTTAAAATTTTAGGTTTCTTATACGCACTTCTTCTTTCTTGGGTAATGAATGGACAAGTAAATGAAATTCCTAAATACCAACCAACTGACAACAAACTATATAAAGAGATAATAAAAATGGATAGTATTTATTTCACGGCGTACAACCAATGTGACATGAAAACACAAGCTTCTTTATACCATGACAACTTAGAGTTTTATCATGATAAAGGTGGGGTAATTACTTCAAAAAAAGAGCTTTTAGATGCTATCGAACAAAACATATGTAATAAAGTAACGCGAACTTTAGTTGAAGGAAGTGTTGAAGTATATCCAATACCTGATTACGGAGCTGTTCAAATTGGATATCATAAATTTTTCAATAATAGAGAACCCAATCAAAAATCAATACCAAGCAAATTTATTGTTCTCTGGAAAAAAGAAGATAAACACTGGAAAATAACAAGAGTTGTAAGTCTACATTAA